One stretch of Rhizobium rhizoryzae DNA includes these proteins:
- a CDS encoding MBL fold metallo-hydrolase — MAGWTFGRRALLGATGAGILAAPAIISGRAFAQTAPQASTDKSMTTQFPPETHSFKLGDFKVFVLKDGARPSGKPNETFGTNQSADAVGALLAENFLPKDQFVNSFAPVMIDTGSDVVLFDTGLGQGGRAQGTGRLLEGIKAVGYKPEDVTVVVITHMHGDHIGGLMEDGKPAFANARYIAGQAEYDFWTNPARAGTPAEGGQKGVLANVKPLAEKTKFVGDNASVTSGITGMAAFGHSPGHMIYNVESAGKRLILTADTANHYVLSLQKPEWEVRFDMDKAAAAATRKKVFDMLATDKVAFLGYHMPFPAVGFVEKKDTGYRFVPKSYQFDI; from the coding sequence ATGGCAGGATGGACATTTGGGCGGCGCGCACTTCTGGGCGCAACGGGGGCAGGCATTCTGGCGGCGCCGGCAATCATTTCAGGTCGCGCCTTCGCGCAGACCGCTCCTCAAGCATCGACGGATAAAAGCATGACGACACAATTTCCGCCGGAGACACACAGCTTCAAGCTGGGAGACTTCAAGGTATTTGTTCTGAAGGATGGGGCACGGCCCTCCGGCAAACCGAATGAGACCTTCGGCACCAATCAAAGCGCGGATGCTGTCGGCGCTCTGCTGGCAGAGAACTTCCTGCCGAAGGACCAGTTCGTGAATTCCTTCGCCCCGGTGATGATCGATACCGGAAGCGATGTCGTGCTGTTCGACACCGGGCTTGGTCAGGGCGGACGTGCACAGGGCACAGGCCGACTGCTGGAAGGCATCAAGGCCGTTGGCTACAAGCCGGAAGACGTGACGGTCGTCGTGATCACGCACATGCATGGTGATCACATTGGCGGCCTGATGGAAGATGGAAAGCCGGCCTTTGCCAATGCGCGCTACATCGCGGGCCAGGCAGAATATGACTTCTGGACCAATCCTGCCCGGGCGGGCACGCCGGCAGAAGGCGGCCAGAAGGGTGTTCTGGCAAACGTCAAGCCGCTGGCGGAGAAGACGAAGTTCGTCGGTGACAATGCATCCGTAACCTCCGGCATCACCGGCATGGCAGCCTTCGGTCATTCGCCAGGCCACATGATCTACAACGTCGAATCCGCGGGCAAGCGCCTGATCCTGACGGCAGATACGGCAAACCACTATGTGCTGTCGCTTCAGAAGCCGGAATGGGAAGTCCGCTTCGACATGGACAAGGCCGCAGCCGCCGCAACCCGCAAGAAGGTGTTCGATATGCTGGCGACCGACAAGGTCG